GGGCCCGCTGACGCCGTGGTCGATGGCCAGCTCCGGCGTGAGCAGGCCCACTCCCACCGTTCGCGCCTGAAAGACCGGCGAATCGACCGTGAGCACCTCGTACTCGGGCAGGACGGTTTCAAAGTCGTCCACGAACGCCACCACATCCTGCCAGAAGCTCGGGTGGATGTCGCGCCGCAGCCCGCCGAAGCTGTAGTAGTTGGGCAGCATCCTGGCGCCCGTGGTCCGCTCGATGATGTCGAGCGCCCTCTCGCGGTCGCGAAAGGCGTAGAGAAAGGGCGTGATGGCGCCCAAGTCGAGCAGGTAGGTGCCGATCCATACCAGGTGAGAGACGATGCGGTTGAGTTCGAACATGGCGGTGCGGATGTACTTCGCGCGCTCGGGAACTTCGATCCCGGAAAGCTCCTCTACCACCAGGCAGAAGGGCAGCTCGTTCTGCAAACCCGAGACGTAGTCCATCCGGTCGAGGTAAGGGATCACCTGCGGGTAGGTCCGGCTCTCCTCGATCTTCTCGTGGTTGCGGTGCAGGAAGCCGATGTGCGGCACCGCGCCGGTGATGCGCTCGCCGTCCACGCTCAAGACGATCTTCAAGACCCCGTGGGTGGCCGGGTGCTGTGGTCCTAAGTTGATGACCATCTCCGAGGTCTTGCCGGGGACGGGCTCGAGCACGGTCGGGCCGAGCAGCGCGGTCTTCTCCTTGACGGTCACGGAACGCTCACGACGTTTCCTTCATCAGCTTGGCGGCCTGCTCTCGCCAGCCTTCCTCGAAAGGCCGCCGGCCGAAGCCCAATTCATTGGCGTACTTCTCGGCGGCCTTGTCGTTCAGTTTGGCGATGCGAGCGAAGGTCTTGATGCCCCGCGCCTTGAGCTTGGCCTCGTCGTCTTTGCTGACGCCCTCGATGCGGGTGAGGTCGTCCTCCTGGACCGGAACAGCAGGCTTGGCCTCGGCGTGCGGTTTGGGAGCGGGAGACGCTTTGCCGCTCTCGGCAAGGAGCGCCCTCGCGCCTTCGCGCCATCTCTGTAGCGGCACTGGGGTCTTGAGGCCGAGCGCCAAAGCCAGAGGCCCCAACCGCTCGTCGGGAAGCCCGGCGAGCGCGGCCACATCGGCAATCTCCTGTTCCTTCAGCTTGCCGGCGTAGTTGGCGTTGAGGCCCTTGACCCCCGTCAGCTCCGCCGTGGCGGCCGGTGCTTCGGCGGGTTTCCTGGCGACCTCCTTGGCCTCTTTGGCCTTCTGGGCTGTGGCCTCCGCCTCCCGCTTCTTGCGCGCTATGGCCTCCGGGTCCGGCCAGGGCTTGGGCCGCCAGTCGGGAATCAGATAGCCGCCGGTGTCGTAGCGGCGCTGCAGGGGGTGGGTGGTCCAGTGGTCCTCGAGCAGAATCCGCCTGAGGTCGGGATGGCCGTCGTAGTGAATGCCGAGCAGGTCGTAGGCCTCGCGTTCGTGCCACTCGAGGCCGCCCCAGAGGTCGGTCACGCTGGGCACCTTCGGCGCGTCGTAAGGCACGTCGATACAGACCGTCACCTCACTGTGGTCACGCAGCCGGCGCAGATGCAAAACCGAGCGCAAGCCGTACTCCATGTCGACGCCCGAGAGGCACTGCGGAAAGTCGTAGCCCTCACGCTTGAAGTGCTCGCAGAGCTTGCGGTAGGCGCGGGGGTCCTCGAGAAAATAGACGTTCTCCCTGCCCATCCGCTCCTGCCGCAAGCTGGGAAGCGTCTCCACCGTCATACCCGCTCACCTCGAGCCTGCCGACCCCTGACCCCTGACCCCTGCCCCCTGCCCCTAGCCATGCCTCCGCCCGTCCTTGCCAGGTTCCGCCAAGGGATCGAAGTCGGTCTCCATCAGGGTGCCGGGCACGT
This genomic stretch from Deinococcota bacterium harbors:
- a CDS encoding NADH-quinone oxidoreductase subunit D; this translates as MTVKEKTALLGPTVLEPVPGKTSEMVINLGPQHPATHGVLKIVLSVDGERITGAVPHIGFLHRNHEKIEESRTYPQVIPYLDRMDYVSGLQNELPFCLVVEELSGIEVPERAKYIRTAMFELNRIVSHLVWIGTYLLDLGAITPFLYAFRDRERALDIIERTTGARMLPNYYSFGGLRRDIHPSFWQDVVAFVDDFETVLPEYEVLTVDSPVFQARTVGVGLLTPELAIDHGVSGPNLRASGVPLDLRESQPYDAYPELEFSVITEEGCDAWSRAQVRLREFRQSMSLIRQCAEKAPRSGPYQGRGRVKIDAGAQRYRAVEISRGHLGVYLYSDGGPGPYRSKHRSPSFTTLQVIPDLFRGQKFSDAIAILGSIDIVLGEVDR
- a CDS encoding NADH-quinone oxidoreductase subunit C, with amino-acid sequence MTVETLPSLRQERMGRENVYFLEDPRAYRKLCEHFKREGYDFPQCLSGVDMEYGLRSVLHLRRLRDHSEVTVCIDVPYDAPKVPSVTDLWGGLEWHEREAYDLLGIHYDGHPDLRRILLEDHWTTHPLQRRYDTGGYLIPDWRPKPWPDPEAIARKKREAEATAQKAKEAKEVARKPAEAPAATAELTGVKGLNANYAGKLKEQEIADVAALAGLPDERLGPLALALGLKTPVPLQRWREGARALLAESGKASPAPKPHAEAKPAVPVQEDDLTRIEGVSKDDEAKLKARGIKTFARIAKLNDKAAEKYANELGFGRRPFEEGWREQAAKLMKETS